CCGAGCCGAGCGGTCGCCACATAGCGCTTGTCTGCATCGAGCAGCCAGCCACTGATCTTGGTGGCCTCACCGAAGCACAGGACCAGCAGCCCCGTTGCCAGCGGATCGAGGCTGCCGGTATGACCGGCCTTGCGCGCATCCAGCCAGCGGCTGACCTGGCGCAGCGCCTTGTTCGAAGTGAGCCCGGCGGGTTTATCGAGCAGCAGAATGCCATCGACTGATCGGCCCTTGCGGCGCGCCATCGCCGTCGATCAGTCCTTATCGGGTGCCGCCGGATCCCCGTCCGGCTGCACGTCGTCGATCAGCCGGTTGAGACGCGCGCCGCGATCGAAGGTCGGATCGTACTGGAAGCGCAGCAACGGCACCTTGCGCAGGGTCAGCCGCCGGGCGAGCTCCCGGCGGAGGAAATTACCCGCGCCGGTCAACACACGCACCATCTCGCGCGATTCGTCCGGCTCCATTCCCAGTCCCGTCACGAACACGTCGGCATAGGAGAAATCGCGGCTGACCCGCACTTCCGAGACGGTCACCGACCCCACGCGGGGGTCGCGGACCTGGTCGCGAATGAGGCCCGCGAGCTCCTGCTGGATCTGATCACCGACGCGGCGTGCCCGCGAGAAATCCCGGGGCATCGTTACAGCGTCCGCTCGATGGTGAGGCGCTCGTAGCACTCGATCTGGTCGCCGACGCGGACGTCATTGTAATGACGGACGCCGATACCGCATTCGGTACCCGACTGCACCTCGTTGACATCATCCTTGAAGCGCCGCAGCGACTCGAGATCGCCCTCGAACACCACCACGCTGTTGCGCAGGACGCGGATCGGGTTACGCCGGCGGACGACACCATCGACCACCAGGCAGCCCGCGATCTGGCCCAGCTGCGAGGAGCGGTACACCTCGCGGACCTCGGCCGTGCCGATGATCTGCTCGCGGGTCTCGGGCTCGAGCATGCCGCTGATCGCGTTACGGAGCTGATCGATCGCATCGTAAATGATGCTGTAGTAATGCGGCTTGACGTCATTTTCCTGCGCCAGCCGGCGCGCCTTGGCGTCGGCCCGGACGTTGAAGCCGATGAGCAGCGCCTCGGAGGCGATCGCCAGGTTGACGTCCGACTCGTTGATCGCGCCCACGCCGGTCGCCACCGGCACGATACGCACCTCGTCGGTCGCCAGGTTGGTGAGGGACTGGGTCAGCGCCTCCACCGAGCCCTGGACATCGCCCTTGACCACCAGATTGACGGTCTTGATGACATCGTCCTGCGACTGGCTGAAGAGCTCGTCCATCCGCGCCGCCTTCTGGGCCTGCAGCCGCTTGTCGCGGCTCTTCTCGCGGCGACGGTCGACCAGCTCGCGCGCCTTGCGCTCGTCCTCGACCGCGAGGACCTCGTCGCCCGCCTCGGGCAGCCCGGAGAGCCCCAGGACCACCACGGGCGTCGAAGGCCCGGCCGACTTCACCCGGTCGCCGCGCTCGTCGAGCAGCGCCCGGACCCGGCCGAACTCCGTTCCGGAGATGATGGTGTCGCCCTGGTTGAGCACACCGTTCTGGACGAGGATGGTCGCGACCGGACCGCGACCGCGGTCAAGACTCGACTCGACGACGACACCCGAGGCGGGACAATCGCGGACCGCCTTGAGCTCGAGCAGCTCGGCCTGCAGCGCCACGGCCTCGAGCAGTGCCTCGACTCCCTGGCCGTTCAGCGCCGAGCAGGGGATGAACTGCACATCACCACCAAACTCTTCCGGCACAACCTCGCGGGCGACCAGCTCGTTCTTGACCCGGTCGGGATTGGCTTCCTCGCGGTCCATCTTGTTGACCGCCACGACCAGCGGGACTCCCGCGGCGCGGGCATGCTTGATGGCCTCTTCGGTCTGCGGCATCACTCCGTCATCCGCGGCTACCACCAGGATGACGACGTCGGTCACCTGGGCACCGCGGGCACGCATGGCGGTGAACGCCTCGTGGCCCGGGGTATCCAGGAACGTGAGATCGCCCCGCTCGGACGGTACCCGGTAGGCACCGATATGCTGGGTAATACCACCGGCCTCACCGGACGCGACCTTGGCGCGACGGATATAGTCGAGCAGCGTCGTCTTGCCGTGGTCGACGTGCCCCATGATCGTCACCACGGCCGAGCGCGGCTCCGCGGCGCCCTCCGGCTCGGTGGTCTGGCTGAGCACTGCCTCTTCGAGATCGTCTTCCCGCACGATGTGCGGGCGATGGCCAAGCTCCTCGACCAGGAGCACGGCCGTTTCCTGATCGATGGCCTGATTGATGGTGGCCATGACGCCCTGCTTCATCATCTCCTTGATCAGATCCGCGGCCTTGACGCTCATCCGCTGGGCGAGATCGCCGACAGTGATCGTCTCCGGCACCTGGACGTCGCGCACAACCGGGGCGGTCGGCTTCTCAAAGCCCTGCTGGAGGGCCGAGCTCGCCGCACCGGCGGCGCCGCCCCGCCGGGATCGGCGGCCACCGGCCTCGGCTTTCTTGCGCGCCTTGCCCTTACCGCGCGAGGCCTTGCGAGCGGCGCGCTCCTCGGCTTCGCGCTCGCGCTTGGCCTCGGCCTCGAGGCGCTTGCGCTCCTTGTCGTCCTCGATTTCCTTGTTTCGGGCGGCCTCGGACTCGGTCTTCTGCGAATCCGCTTCCAGATCCGCCGGGGTCTGCGCCTCGGCCGATGACTCGGCGGCTGCCTTTTCGGCCGCGCCGGTGTCCGCCTCGGTCTCACGGGCCGCGGCCGCGGCCGCCTCCGCCGCTTCGCGCTCCTGGCGCTCCGCCTCGGCCTTCGCCTCGGCTTCGGCCCTGACCCGCGCCTCTGCCTGGCGTGCCTCTTCGGCAGCGTTCACGTCTTTCTGCAGGGCGCGCTCGAGCACCTGGGCATCCTGCTCGGCGGCCTCCGCCTCGACCACGCTGCGTTTGACGTAGGTCCGCTTCTTGCGCACTTCGACATTGACGGTGCGACCGGCACCCGCACCGCGACTGCCGCGCGGTGCCCGGCGCTCGCCACCACCGGCGGGCATTTTCAGCTGACTGTGACTGCGCCGCTTGAGCGTGATCTGCGAAGGACCTCCGTCCTCGCTGTCGTCACGACGGCCATGGGTCTTGCGGATATGTTCAAGCAGTGTCGACTTGTCCGCGTCGGACAACGCGGCGTCGGGGTCATCCTGGGGTATGCCCGCCTCACGGAGCTGGATCAGCAGCCGATCCAGTGGCACGCCCGTCCTGTCTGCAAAATCCCTGACTGTGCTCTGCGCCATATTCATTACCTCCGTCCCGGCTGATCCGGGATTACTCCTGGTCCTCGCCGGTTTCGGCGAACCACGGCTCGCGGGCTTTCATGATCAGTGCCGCCGCGCGCTCTGCATCAAGACCGTCAATATCAATTACGTCGTCCACCGACTGCTCCGCGAAATCCTCCATGGTCCGGATCCCGTTCGCCGCAAGCTGCTCGGCAAGCGCTGTGTCCATTCCCTCGAGGCCCAGCAGGTCGTCGGCCGGCGCATCGGCGGCCGCCGCCTCCGCCTCGCGCTTCGCGAGCACGTCGCGGGCGCGCTGGCGGAGCGCGTTGACCAGGTCTTCGTCGAACCCTTCGACCTCGAGCAACTCGGCGACCGGCACGTAGGCGATCTCCTCCAGGCTCGAGAAACCCTCTTCCACCAGCAGACCGGCCAGCTCCTCGTCGACATCGAGATCCGTAGCGAAACTCTCGACCAGCTCGGCGGCCTCGGACTCGCTCTTCGCCTCGGCCTCGGAGGCGGTCATGACGTTGAGCTCCCAACCGGTCAGCTCACTGGCCAGCCGGACGTTCTGACCACCGCGACCAATCGCCTGCGAGAGCTGATCCTCGCCCACCGCGATGTCCATGCTGTGACGATCCTCGTCGACCACGATGGATTCGACCTCGGCCGGCGCCATCGCGTTGATCACGAACTGCGCCGGATTTTCATTCCAGAGAATGATGTCGATGCGCTCGCCGGAGAGCTCGTTGGACACCGCCTGGACGCGCGAGCCGCGCATCCCCACGCAGGCACCCACCGGATCGATACGGCTGTCGAGGGCGTTGACCGATATCTTGGCCCGCAGCCCCGGGTCCCGGGCGGCGCCGAGGATATCGAGGAGCTCCTGGCCGACCTCCGGGACCTCGAGCTTGAACAGCTCGACCAGGAATTCCGGTGCCGACCGACTGGCAAACAGCTGGGGGCCGCGGGCCTCTTCGCGCACTTCCCGGAGCCAGGCCCGCAGCCGATCACCCGGGCGGACGGCCTCCCGCGCGATCATCTCCTCGCGCGGGATGAAGGCCTCGGCATTGCTGCCCAGGTCGAGGAAGACATTGCCACGCTCGACCCGTTTGACGACACCGGAGATCAGTTCGCCAACGCGGTCGCGGTAGGCCTCGATGACCTTGGCACGCTCGGCATCGCGGACACGCTGAACGATGACCTGCTTGGCCGTCTGCGCGGCAATGCGACCGAATTCCACCGACTCCATCGGCTCTTCGATCACACCGCCGACCTCGACCTCGGGATCGATTTCGCGCGCCCGGGACAGCGGAATCTGCTGATCCGGATACTCGATTTCACCCCCGTGATCCGGATCGGCATCGGAGTCGGAGTCAGACTCGGTATCGGTTTCGGTTTCGCCGTCGCCGGAAACCGGATCTTCAACGACTTCCCAGCACCGGAACGTCTGGTACTCGCCGGTGCGGCGGTTGACCGCTACCCGCGCCGCGATTTCCTCGCTGTGGCGCTTCTGCGTCGCCGAGGCGAGTGCGGCCTCGATCGCCTCGAAGATCACTTCCTGCTCGACGCCTTTCTCGTTGGCCATCGCGTCGACTACCAGCAGAATTTCCTTGCTCATCGTCTACCGTTCTCCGATTGGAATACGCCGTCGCTCACGGCTCCAGCTCTATATGTGCGCCATCAATCGACGACAGTGGCACGACGGTACGCCCGTCGCTCGCCTCGACGATGACCCCTTCCTCTGTCAGACCCGCGAGGCGGCCGGTGACCTTGCGACGCCCGTCGATCCGCTCGCGAAGCCGGATGCGGACCGATTCGCCGGCGAAACGCGTGTAGTCCGAGGTCTTGAAGACCGGACGGTCGAGTCCGGGCGAGGAAACCTCGAGGGTATAATCACCGCTGATGGGGTCTTCGACGTCGAGGACGCCACTGACCTGGTGGCTGACGCGAGCACAGTCATCGACACTAACGCCCTCCGGCCCGTCGATGAATACGCGCAGGACCGCGTTGCCCCGACTCGGGTGGAATTCCACTCCGACGCATTCATAACCGAGCCCCTCGATAACGGGCTCCAGAAGCTCTGTGACGTGTTCAGGCGCTTTCATGTTTGGTCGTATCCGGTCCTTCCCGGAACAAAAAATGGGCCCGAGGCCCATTTCCACACCGGCTGCCGCTTTCGCGACACCGGCAAAAAAAAAGGCCGCAAGCGGCCTTCTCGAAGATGCCTAATTGGTAGCGGGGGCAGGATTTGAACCTGCGACCTTCGGGTTATGAGCCCGACGAGCTACCGGACTGCTCCACCCCGCAACCGACATCCAGAACGATATACGTCCTGCGGCTATCTTTCAAGACTCGCGTCGCCGAGAATGACGCTGGAGTCGACGCCGAAGGTCATGGCAGTAGATAAACCCTGGCAGCGCGAATACCGCGAACAGCGCCAGGTTGATCACCCAGAACTCCCACCCCTGCATCTGCAGCTGGCCCTGCGTCCGGTACTCGAGACCGGCGGCGATCAGACCCACCAGGAAGAACAGGGTCAACCACTCCACCAGGCGGATCCACTCCGGTTTGCCGCGCGCCGCCGGCGATACAACGAACGCAATCCGATCACTCAGCCACGGCAGGTTCGCCGCAATCAACGCGACAACCATTAGCAGGGTGATCGCGACGGCGGTGCTCATCGGACGCTCACAGCCCCAGCGCGGTCTGACAGATCTCGATCAGGCGATCGGGAAACAGTCCGAGCACCAGGATCAGGCCGCCGTTGACCGCTACGATGACGCGCTGACCCATGGGCGCCTGCAACGGTGCGGGCGACTCCAGGCGATCGAAGTAGACCGCTTTGAGCACACGCAGGTAATAGAACGCGCCGATAACGGCGAACACCACGGCAACCACCGCCAGCCAGACCATGCCCGTGTCGATGAGTGCCTGGAGTACCAGCCACTTGGCGTAGAAGCCGACGGTTCCGGGAATGCCGGTCATCGAGAACATCAAGAGAAGCATGACCAGCGCAAAGCCGCTGTGGCGGTCATTCAGTCCCCGCATATCGTCGATCATCTCGGCCTCGAAACCGCGATGCGACAAAAGGGTAATCATGCCGAACGCCCCACTGGCCATGATGCCGTAGCTGATGGCGTAGAACAGCGCCGCCGCATAGCCCTCGTCGGTCCCGGCAATCAGACCGAGGAACAGGAAGCCGATATGGGAGATCGTCGAGTACGCGAGCATGCGCTTGAGATTGGTCTGCACGAGCGCAAACAGATTGCCGATCGCCAGCGACGCCACGGCCAGGATAATGGCCATCCCCTGCCACTGGTCATGCATGTCACCGAGCCCGTCGACCAGCAGCCGCAGGAACAGTGCCAGTGCGGCGACCTTCGGCGCCGTACCCAGAAAGGCGGTCGCCGCGGTCGGGGCGCCCTGGTAGACGTCCGGAATCCACATGTGAAACGGCGCCGCGCCGAACTTGAAGGCGACGCCCACGAGCACGAACGTCATCCCGAAACCCATCAACAGCAGGTTGTTGCCGGCGATTGCCTGGGCGGCAATCTCATCGATGAGCAGGCTGCCGGAGGCGCCGTAGATCATCGACATGCCGTAGAGCATCATTCCCGAGGAAAGCGCGCCCAGCACGAAGTACTTCATCGCGGCCTCGGCACCGATGCGACTGTCACGGTCGAAGGCGACCATCGCATAGAGGCTGAGCGAGAGCATCTCCAGTCCGACATAGAGCACCAGGAGACTGCTCGCCGAGGCCATGACGAACATGCCCAGGTTGGCGAGGATGGCGAGCAGATAGAACTCGCCCTTGAGCAGGTCGCGCTGGCGGAGATAGTCCCGACTGTAGCCCAGCGTTGCCATCGAAAGGCCCGCCACGGTTATCTTGAGCACCGCGGCCAGGCTGTCGCTGACGTACATGCCGTTGAAGGTGATCGCGCGCTCAACGCCCCAGTGCGTGTATACGGCAAGCCCGATGCCCACCAGCAGAGTCGCCTGCGTGAGAAAGAATGCGAGCCGACTCTCCCGGCCGGGATCGAACAGATCCGCAATCAGAACAACGCACACCATGACCCCCAGCCAGATCTCCGGGGCGGCCATCGCGAATTGGGGCATTTCGAAATTCATTATCGTCCTCTGGCCAGCGTACTAGGGTGTGGGCACAACAATGCCGAACAGCGCATCCAGCGAGGGCGCCATGACGTTGATCAGTGGTGCCGGGTAGAGGCCGAACAGCAACACGACGCCGGCAAGGCTGCCCAGCAGGAGGCGCTCGCGCAGATCAACGTCGCGGAGCTTGTCGACCTCGGGATTCCGGACCTCGCCATAGACCACCCGCTTGATCATCCAGAGGCTGTAGGCCGCCCCGAGGATAAGCGTCAACCCGGCGATGGCGGCATACCAGAACCCGGCCTGGAAGCTCGCCAGAATCACCATGAACTCGCCGACGAAGCCCGACGTTCCCGGAAGACCGGCGTTGGCCATGGCAAAGAACACGAACAGTCCCGCGAACACGGGCATCCGGTTGGCCACACCGCCATAGTCGGCAATGCGCCGGGTATGCATCCGGTCGTACAGAACGCCGACGCAGAGGAACATCGCCGCGGACACGAATCCGTGCGAGATCATCTGGACGAGACCGCCCTCGAGCGCCAGCAACGCGGCATCACGACTGCCGCTGGCGGCGAAAATCCGGAAAATCAGGAAAAACGCGAGTGTTACAAAGCCCATATGGGCGATGGATGAATAGGCAATGAGCTTTTTCAGATCCTCCTGCACCATCGCCACCAGGCCGATATAGACCACCGCGATCAGCGACAGGGAGATCAGCAGCCAGTCGAGCGCCATGCTGGCTTCCGGCGCGATCGGCAGACTGAAGCGGAGGAATCCGTAGCCGCCGATCTTCAGGGTGATCGCGGCGAGGATGACCGAGCCGCCGGTTGGCGCCTCGACGTGCGCATCGGGAAGCCAGGTGTGGACCGGGAACATCGGTACCTTGACCGCGAATGCGGCGAGGAAGGCCAGAAAGACCAGCACCTGTGTGGTGAACGGCAGAGCCAGCCCGTAGAAATCCTGAATCGCGAAACTGCCAGCCTCGGTGCGCAGATAAATGAGCGCGACCAGCATCATCACCGACCCGAGAAAGGTGTAGATGAAGAACTTCAGGGTCGCGTAGATACGATTCGGGCCACCCCAGATACCGATAATTAGGAACATCGGTATCAGCATCGCCTCGAAAAAGACGTAGAAAAGGATGGCGTCGAGGGCGCTGAAAACCCCGATCATGACGCCCTCCATGATGAGGAACGCCGCCAGGTACTGCGCCGGCTTGTAGCGCACGACTTCCCAGGCGGCGATCACGACCAGCAGCGTCGAGAACGCCGTCAGCACCACCAGTGGCATCGATATGCCATCGACGCCGAGGTAATACTCGACGCCGAACGCCTGTATCCAGGACACCCGCTCGACGAACTGCATGCCGGCGACGCCGACCTCGAACCCGAACCAGAGTGCCACCCCCAGTAGCAGCGTCAGTCCGGCGACGGCGAGTGCCGTCCAGCGCGCCCGATCGGCATTGTCCCGTCCCGCGAACAGGACACCGACGCCACCCAGAATCGGCAGCCAGACCAACAGGCTCAGCAACGGCCAACCTCCCAACATGCTCAGAACCATCCCCGCCAGCTACCCACGAAGACCGTCAGCAGCAACAACAACCCGACAATCATCGCGAACGCGTAGTGATACAGAAAACCCGACTGCCCGCCACGCAGCGCCGCCGCCAGACGACCCACTGTCCGGGCCGTGCCATTGACCAGGACGCCATCGATGACGCCCTGATCACCGCCTCGCCAGAGCGCGCGTCCAAGCAGACGTCCGCCGCCGGCGAAGCCGGTGTTGTAGAGATCATCGAACCCGTACTTGCGCTGCAGGATACGGATTCCCCAGGAGAGGCGGGTATTGATGGCCGGAAGCAGGCCCGGCCGGAAGATGTAGAAAAACCAGGCGGTCAGTGCACCGGCCACGGTCAACCAGAACGCCGGGTTCACGGCGGCATGCAGGCCGAACGCAAACGGCCCGTGGAAGGATTCGGCCTTCTCGGCGAGGACGTCATTGGCGGGCGCGACCTGGATCGCGTCACCAAAGAAGTCGCCGAACAGCATCGGCTCAATGGTGAAGTAGCCGAGCGCCACCGACGGAATCGCCAGCGCCACGAGCGGCCACTCCATCACCGGCAGGACATAGCGTGGGAGGTGTTTCATGTGTTCCTTGGCGTGGGGGTCGATCCGCTCCTCGCCCCAGAAAACGAGGAAGTAGAGCCGGAAGCTGTAGAGCGCGGTAATGAACACCCCCAGCAGCACCGCCCAGTAGGCAAATTCGGCCCCGGTCCGATCGGCGAGATGAACGGCCTCGATGATCGCGTCCTTGGAGTAGTAACCGGAGAAAAACGGTGTACCGACCAGCGCCAGCGTGCCCAGCAGCATCGTGATGTGCGTGATCGGCAGATAGCGGCGCAGGTTGCCCATCCGGCGCATGTCCTGCTCGTGGTGGAGGGCGACGATCACCGCACCGGCCCCGAGGAACAGCAGCGCCTTGAAAAAGGCATGGGTCATGACGTGAAAGACGCCAGCCGCATAGGCGGAGGCCCCGAGCGCGACGAACATGTAGCCGAGCTGTGAGAGCGTCGAGTAGGCGATGACGCGCTTGATATCCGTTTGCACGAGACCGACCAGCCCCATGAAAAGCGCCGTGACGGCGCCGAGTATCAGCACGACCGACAGGGCCGCCTCGGAGAGCTCGAACAATGGCGAGAGCCGGGCGACAAGGAAAACGCCGGCGGTCACCATCGTGGCCGCATGGATCAGCGCGGAGATCGGAGTCGGCCCCTCCATCGAATCCGGCAGCCAGACGTGAAGCGGGACCTGCGCCGACTTACCCATGGCGCCGATAAACATCAGGATCGCGACAACGGTGGCCACCAGGGCCTCGTTGCCGAACAGCTGCATGGTCTGTTCCGGCGCCGCCGCGGCAGCGGAAAACACCGCTGCGTAATCAAGGCTGCCGTAGTAGGTCAGAACCGCGGCGATGCCGAGCAGGAAGCCGAAATCGCCGACGCGGTTCACCAGAAAGGCCTTGAGATTGGCGAAGATCGCCGTTTCCTTGTGATACCAGAACCCGATGAGCAGATAGGAGACAAGGCCGACCGCCTCCCAGCCGAAGAACAGCAGAAGGAAGTTGTTTGCCATGACCAGGGTAAGCATGGCGAAGGTGAACAGGTTGATATAGCTGAAAAAGCGCTGGTAACCGCGATCGTCATGCATGTAGCCGATGGTGTAGACATGCACCGCGAACGATACTGACGTGACGATCACCATCATCAGTGCAGTCAGGCGGTCGACGAGGAACCCCACCTCGAGATCGAGGTTTCCGACCACGGCCCACTGGTAGATGGTTTCGTTGAAAACGCCGGCACCGCCCCAGACATGCTGGTAGAGCACGACCAGAGACAGCAGCGCGGACAGCCCCACGGCACCCACCGTTAACCGGTGGGCATTGACCCGGCCGATGCGACCACCCGCCAGCCCGGCGACGGCAGCACCCAGCAGGGGCGCAAGAACGATGATCAGATATAACGACTTCATCCCTTAACCCCGCATGCTGTCCAGGTCCGCGACATT
The Spiribacter vilamensis DNA segment above includes these coding regions:
- the rimP gene encoding ribosome maturation factor RimP; translated protein: MKAPEHVTELLEPVIEGLGYECVGVEFHPSRGNAVLRVFIDGPEGVSVDDCARVSHQVSGVLDVEDPISGDYTLEVSSPGLDRPVFKTSDYTRFAGESVRIRLRERIDGRRKVTGRLAGLTEEGVIVEASDGRTVVPLSSIDGAHIELEP
- the nuoN gene encoding NADH-quinone oxidoreductase subunit NuoN; its protein translation is MNFEMPQFAMAAPEIWLGVMVCVVLIADLFDPGRESRLAFFLTQATLLVGIGLAVYTHWGVERAITFNGMYVSDSLAAVLKITVAGLSMATLGYSRDYLRQRDLLKGEFYLLAILANLGMFVMASASSLLVLYVGLEMLSLSLYAMVAFDRDSRIGAEAAMKYFVLGALSSGMMLYGMSMIYGASGSLLIDEIAAQAIAGNNLLLMGFGMTFVLVGVAFKFGAAPFHMWIPDVYQGAPTAATAFLGTAPKVAALALFLRLLVDGLGDMHDQWQGMAIILAVASLAIGNLFALVQTNLKRMLAYSTISHIGFLFLGLIAGTDEGYAAALFYAISYGIMASGAFGMITLLSHRGFEAEMIDDMRGLNDRHSGFALVMLLLMFSMTGIPGTVGFYAKWLVLQALIDTGMVWLAVVAVVFAVIGAFYYLRVLKAVYFDRLESPAPLQAPMGQRVIVAVNGGLILVLGLFPDRLIEICQTALGL
- a CDS encoding DUF2818 family protein: MSTAVAITLLMVVALIAANLPWLSDRIAFVVSPAARGKPEWIRLVEWLTLFFLVGLIAAGLEYRTQGQLQMQGWEFWVINLALFAVFALPGFIYCHDLRRRLQRHSRRRES
- the nusA gene encoding transcription termination factor NusA, with protein sequence MSKEILLVVDAMANEKGVEQEVIFEAIEAALASATQKRHSEEIAARVAVNRRTGEYQTFRCWEVVEDPVSGDGETETDTESDSDSDADPDHGGEIEYPDQQIPLSRAREIDPEVEVGGVIEEPMESVEFGRIAAQTAKQVIVQRVRDAERAKVIEAYRDRVGELISGVVKRVERGNVFLDLGSNAEAFIPREEMIAREAVRPGDRLRAWLREVREEARGPQLFASRSAPEFLVELFKLEVPEVGQELLDILGAARDPGLRAKISVNALDSRIDPVGACVGMRGSRVQAVSNELSGERIDIILWNENPAQFVINAMAPAEVESIVVDEDRHSMDIAVGEDQLSQAIGRGGQNVRLASELTGWELNVMTASEAEAKSESEAAELVESFATDLDVDEELAGLLVEEGFSSLEEIAYVPVAELLEVEGFDEDLVNALRQRARDVLAKREAEAAAADAPADDLLGLEGMDTALAEQLAANGIRTMEDFAEQSVDDVIDIDGLDAERAAALIMKAREPWFAETGEDQE
- a CDS encoding NADH-quinone oxidoreductase subunit M codes for the protein MLGGWPLLSLLVWLPILGGVGVLFAGRDNADRARWTALAVAGLTLLLGVALWFGFEVGVAGMQFVERVSWIQAFGVEYYLGVDGISMPLVVLTAFSTLLVVIAAWEVVRYKPAQYLAAFLIMEGVMIGVFSALDAILFYVFFEAMLIPMFLIIGIWGGPNRIYATLKFFIYTFLGSVMMLVALIYLRTEAGSFAIQDFYGLALPFTTQVLVFLAFLAAFAVKVPMFPVHTWLPDAHVEAPTGGSVILAAITLKIGGYGFLRFSLPIAPEASMALDWLLISLSLIAVVYIGLVAMVQEDLKKLIAYSSIAHMGFVTLAFFLIFRIFAASGSRDAALLALEGGLVQMISHGFVSAAMFLCVGVLYDRMHTRRIADYGGVANRMPVFAGLFVFFAMANAGLPGTSGFVGEFMVILASFQAGFWYAAIAGLTLILGAAYSLWMIKRVVYGEVRNPEVDKLRDVDLRERLLLGSLAGVVLLFGLYPAPLINVMAPSLDALFGIVVPTP
- the infB gene encoding translation initiation factor IF-2, whose product is MAQSTVRDFADRTGVPLDRLLIQLREAGIPQDDPDAALSDADKSTLLEHIRKTHGRRDDSEDGGPSQITLKRRSHSQLKMPAGGGERRAPRGSRGAGAGRTVNVEVRKKRTYVKRSVVEAEAAEQDAQVLERALQKDVNAAEEARQAEARVRAEAEAKAEAERQEREAAEAAAAAARETEADTGAAEKAAAESSAEAQTPADLEADSQKTESEAARNKEIEDDKERKRLEAEAKREREAEERAARKASRGKGKARKKAEAGGRRSRRGGAAGAASSALQQGFEKPTAPVVRDVQVPETITVGDLAQRMSVKAADLIKEMMKQGVMATINQAIDQETAVLLVEELGHRPHIVREDDLEEAVLSQTTEPEGAAEPRSAVVTIMGHVDHGKTTLLDYIRRAKVASGEAGGITQHIGAYRVPSERGDLTFLDTPGHEAFTAMRARGAQVTDVVILVVAADDGVMPQTEEAIKHARAAGVPLVVAVNKMDREEANPDRVKNELVAREVVPEEFGGDVQFIPCSALNGQGVEALLEAVALQAELLELKAVRDCPASGVVVESSLDRGRGPVATILVQNGVLNQGDTIISGTEFGRVRALLDERGDRVKSAGPSTPVVVLGLSGLPEAGDEVLAVEDERKARELVDRRREKSRDKRLQAQKAARMDELFSQSQDDVIKTVNLVVKGDVQGSVEALTQSLTNLATDEVRIVPVATGVGAINESDVNLAIASEALLIGFNVRADAKARRLAQENDVKPHYYSIIYDAIDQLRNAISGMLEPETREQIIGTAEVREVYRSSQLGQIAGCLVVDGVVRRRNPIRVLRNSVVVFEGDLESLRRFKDDVNEVQSGTECGIGVRHYNDVRVGDQIECYERLTIERTL
- the rbfA gene encoding 30S ribosome-binding factor RbfA; translation: MPRDFSRARRVGDQIQQELAGLIRDQVRDPRVGSVTVSEVRVSRDFSYADVFVTGLGMEPDESREMVRVLTGAGNFLRRELARRLTLRKVPLLRFQYDPTFDRGARLNRLIDDVQPDGDPAAPDKD
- the nuoL gene encoding NADH-quinone oxidoreductase subunit L, which translates into the protein MKSLYLIIVLAPLLGAAVAGLAGGRIGRVNAHRLTVGAVGLSALLSLVVLYQHVWGGAGVFNETIYQWAVVGNLDLEVGFLVDRLTALMMVIVTSVSFAVHVYTIGYMHDDRGYQRFFSYINLFTFAMLTLVMANNFLLLFFGWEAVGLVSYLLIGFWYHKETAIFANLKAFLVNRVGDFGFLLGIAAVLTYYGSLDYAAVFSAAAAAPEQTMQLFGNEALVATVVAILMFIGAMGKSAQVPLHVWLPDSMEGPTPISALIHAATMVTAGVFLVARLSPLFELSEAALSVVLILGAVTALFMGLVGLVQTDIKRVIAYSTLSQLGYMFVALGASAYAAGVFHVMTHAFFKALLFLGAGAVIVALHHEQDMRRMGNLRRYLPITHITMLLGTLALVGTPFFSGYYSKDAIIEAVHLADRTGAEFAYWAVLLGVFITALYSFRLYFLVFWGEERIDPHAKEHMKHLPRYVLPVMEWPLVALAIPSVALGYFTIEPMLFGDFFGDAIQVAPANDVLAEKAESFHGPFAFGLHAAVNPAFWLTVAGALTAWFFYIFRPGLLPAINTRLSWGIRILQRKYGFDDLYNTGFAGGGRLLGRALWRGGDQGVIDGVLVNGTARTVGRLAAALRGGQSGFLYHYAFAMIVGLLLLLTVFVGSWRGWF